The following coding sequences lie in one Mycoplasma tauri genomic window:
- a CDS encoding MAG0480 family ComEC-like protein, whose amino-acid sequence MSPYLLVISGIHFDILFLIIGFLFKPLTKKNSKFIYIIHSFLFAYITLINNYMSALRSFIMNFVSTKKQIKNYKFKLLDGWNISLIITFLINPNSMFSLSFIFSYYCALLIILLNNFLHINNKITKTIVIFILVYIFNIPLTLKISKYYNPLSFVFGIILSPLFEALYIISIFAFWNLSFLNSIYMWFDNFLELLITLFRPLKINLFIPWWFVQIYFFIWFVSIWCYSILKKNIENKKTRIYLV is encoded by the coding sequence ATGTCCCCCTATTTACTTGTAATTTCAGGAATACATTTTGACATATTATTCTTAATTATAGGTTTTTTGTTTAAACCTTTAACTAAAAAGAATTCTAAATTTATTTATATTATTCATAGTTTTTTATTTGCATATATAACATTGATAAATAATTATATGTCGGCATTAAGAAGCTTTATAATGAATTTTGTAAGCACAAAAAAACAAATCAAAAATTATAAATTTAAGCTTTTGGACGGATGAAATATATCACTAATTATTACATTTTTAATTAATCCAAATAGCATGTTTTCATTAAGTTTTATTTTTTCCTATTATTGCGCTCTTTTAATAATACTTTTGAATAATTTTTTACATATAAATAATAAAATAACAAAAACAATAGTTATATTTATACTTGTTTATATTTTTAACATACCACTAACTTTAAAAATAAGTAAATACTATAATCCTTTAAGTTTTGTATTTGGAATTATATTGTCGCCATTATTTGAGGCGCTATATATTATTTCTATTTTTGCGTTCTGAAATTTATCTTTTTTAAATAGTATTTATATGTGGTTTGATAATTTTTTAGAATTATTGATAACACTTTTTAGACCGCTTAAGATTAATTTATTTATTCCTTGATGATTTGTACAAATTTACTTTTTTATATGGTTTGTAAGTATATGATGCTATTCTATTTTGAAAAAAAATATAGAAAATAAAAAAACCAGAATTTATCTGGTTTAA
- the frr gene encoding ribosome recycling factor, translating to MDLNLYILKIEDDSEKVINHLNFELSKISTGRANPQLIKGIRVNYYDAPTPLEELASISVPEAQQLLIKPYDISCIRDIIKSITNASLGINPVDEGNQIRIKFPPLTTERRKELVKSLSKHAENAKVGIRNIRQSINKIIKSEDEMSEDEEKRALAEIQKFVDKKISEIDLIISSKEKEIMQI from the coding sequence ATGGACTTAAATTTATATATTTTAAAAATTGAAGATGATTCTGAAAAAGTTATTAATCATTTAAATTTTGAACTTTCAAAAATTTCAACTGGTAGAGCTAATCCACAATTAATAAAAGGCATCAGAGTTAACTATTATGATGCTCCCACCCCTTTAGAAGAATTAGCTTCTATTAGCGTTCCTGAAGCTCAACAATTATTAATAAAACCATACGACATATCATGTATAAGAGATATTATTAAATCCATAACAAATGCTTCATTAGGAATTAATCCAGTAGATGAAGGAAATCAAATAAGAATTAAATTCCCACCATTAACAACTGAGAGAAGAAAAGAGCTTGTTAAAAGTCTTTCAAAACATGCTGAAAATGCAAAAGTTGGAATAAGAAATATCCGTCAATCAATAAATAAAATTATTAAATCTGAAGATGAAATGTCAGAAGATGAAGAAAAAAGAGCTCTTGCTGAAATTCAAAAATTTGTAGATAAGAAAATTTCTGAAATTGATTTAATAATTTCATCTAAAGAAAAAGAAATTATGCAAATATAA
- the pyrH gene encoding UMP kinase gives MDKIYKYNRILIKLSGEGLVNKEKKLAIDYDMVEDIARQLKIISEKGIQISIVIGGGNFWRGASAEKNGIPRNRADYIGMLATIMNGLALKSGFEKVGLKARVQSSLIVDQKVAENYINEKTIKYLKEGEIVIFVGGTGRPYFTTDTAATLFASEIKADVILMGKNGVSGIYDSDPKFNPNATKFDKISYDDVLDKKLQVMDLTATSMARDNKINLIIFNINEENSIIRAVEGKIDHTEVTN, from the coding sequence ATGGATAAAATTTATAAATACAACAGAATTTTAATAAAACTTTCTGGTGAAGGTTTAGTCAATAAAGAAAAAAAATTGGCTATAGATTATGATATGGTTGAAGACATAGCTCGCCAATTAAAAATAATATCTGAAAAAGGTATCCAAATCAGTATTGTAATTGGAGGGGGCAATTTTTGAAGAGGCGCAAGCGCTGAAAAAAATGGAATACCCAGAAATAGGGCAGACTATATTGGTATGCTAGCAACAATTATGAATGGTTTGGCACTAAAAAGTGGATTTGAAAAAGTTGGACTAAAGGCTCGTGTTCAATCTTCACTTATTGTTGATCAAAAAGTAGCTGAAAACTATATAAATGAAAAAACTATAAAATATTTAAAAGAGGGCGAGATAGTTATTTTTGTTGGCGGCACTGGAAGACCATATTTTACAACTGACACAGCTGCTACATTGTTTGCATCAGAAATTAAAGCTGACGTTATTTTAATGGGCAAAAATGGAGTTTCTGGTATTTATGATTCTGATCCAAAATTTAACCCAAATGCTACAAAATTTGACAAAATTTCATATGATGACGTTTTAGATAAAAAACTTCAAGTTATGGACTTAACTGCAACAAGCATGGCTCGTGATAATAAAATTAATTTAATTATTTTCAATATAAATGAAGAAAACTCAATTATTCGTGCAGTTGAAGGAAAAATTGATCACACAGAGGTAACTAACTAA
- a CDS encoding YhjD/YihY/BrkB family envelope integrity protein: MKTKIYSNKNPKLILKKYNELIKKSAISKNIIPTGKNKKTLFEIIIMFFIKWIMIITASKRIKRNKTKINELINRVYVKFTGRDFVFIPISFAFYMLISFIPIIATVYHLLKFVNFNGDYHTLFDQEILQKIIPGLGSFTQFLPNSFETGTYMVIVILFISSILISSGGFARFSYSINYIYRHETTGNWFINRVKGFFTVLFITIFIFVSAFVYLSIYKSLGLDKSSELYKNLFFYIFFSIYLMINLYVGLGLLFKHAPAFKISWSFISLGVLIAAVPTMIFITFFGYLTSLIDYKKFGTFSVFMYIALLVSTMSYFIYLGIIANEGYYKTFHSRYTVPKKIWFKKIIKTKNY, encoded by the coding sequence GTGAAAACAAAGATATATTCTAATAAAAATCCTAAACTGATTCTAAAAAAATATAATGAGTTGATTAAAAAATCAGCTATTAGTAAAAATATAATACCTACTGGGAAAAATAAAAAAACTCTTTTTGAAATAATCATAATGTTCTTTATAAAATGAATAATGATCATAACCGCCTCAAAAAGAATTAAACGAAATAAAACAAAAATAAATGAGTTAATCAACAGAGTTTATGTAAAATTTACCGGCCGCGACTTTGTTTTTATACCAATTTCGTTTGCTTTTTATATGTTAATTTCATTTATTCCTATAATAGCAACTGTTTATCACTTATTAAAATTTGTGAATTTTAATGGAGACTATCACACTCTATTCGATCAAGAGATATTACAGAAGATAATACCTGGATTAGGTTCCTTTACACAGTTTTTACCTAATTCCTTTGAAACTGGAACATATATGGTTATCGTAATTTTATTCATTTCATCTATTCTAATATCATCAGGAGGATTTGCGAGATTCTCATACAGTATAAATTACATTTACCGTCATGAAACAACTGGAAACTGATTTATAAATAGGGTTAAGGGTTTTTTTACTGTTTTATTCATAACTATTTTTATTTTTGTATCAGCATTTGTTTATTTATCAATTTACAAAAGCTTAGGATTAGATAAGTCTTCTGAACTTTATAAAAATTTATTTTTTTATATTTTCTTTTCTATCTACTTAATGATCAATTTATATGTGGGGTTAGGTTTGCTTTTTAAGCATGCTCCTGCTTTTAAAATTTCATGATCTTTTATATCGCTAGGAGTATTAATTGCTGCAGTTCCAACAATGATTTTTATCACATTTTTTGGATATTTAACATCATTGATTGATTATAAAAAATTTGGAACTTTTAGTGTTTTTATGTATATTGCATTATTAGTATCGACAATGTCATATTTTATTTATTTAGGAATAATAGCAAACGAGGGCTATTACAAAACTTTTCATTCAAGATACACTGTTCCTAAAAAAATATGATTCAAAAAGATTATTAAAACAAAAAATTATTAA
- the nusG gene encoding transcription termination/antitermination protein NusG, whose amino-acid sequence MRNFQWYMISTVSGKEDKVVESLKNRIVSEQVDDCFNENACEEGAFKIFKKPVLTAKEAEKKALGEPYKIKMNNIYNGYIFINMDMTDQAWFVVRNTQYVTGLIGSAGKGTKPTPVSKREIEASFHKEKQLISDFKEGKIEGKFLVGEIVEIIDGPFKGTIGKVLETFDNIKKVTVEVEHFGKKVPTDFDYSVVESQEA is encoded by the coding sequence ATGCGTAATTTTCAATGATACATGATAAGCACTGTTTCAGGTAAGGAAGACAAAGTTGTTGAATCTTTAAAAAACAGAATTGTTAGTGAACAAGTTGATGATTGTTTTAATGAAAATGCCTGTGAAGAAGGCGCTTTTAAAATTTTTAAAAAACCTGTTTTGACTGCAAAAGAAGCAGAAAAAAAAGCTCTTGGAGAACCTTATAAAATTAAAATGAACAATATTTATAATGGATATATTTTTATAAATATGGATATGACTGACCAAGCTTGATTCGTCGTGCGTAACACTCAATATGTTACTGGACTAATAGGATCGGCCGGAAAAGGAACAAAACCTACTCCTGTAAGCAAAAGAGAAATAGAAGCATCATTCCATAAAGAGAAACAATTAATTTCTGACTTTAAAGAAGGAAAAATTGAAGGTAAATTCTTAGTTGGTGAGATTGTTGAAATTATTGATGGTCCTTTTAAAGGCACAATTGGTAAGGTTTTAGAAACATTTGATAACATTAAAAAAGTAACAGTGGAAGTTGAACACTTTGGTAAAAAAGTACCAACCGATTTTGATTATTCTGTTGTTGAATCTCAAGAGGCTTAA
- the secE gene encoding preprotein translocase subunit SecE has product MKKQEKKKKYYVRKFIKELKRVRWPSAKKSWASFVQVIIFTIIFTLIVIGFFTLVGLAFTKTGINSGGIHNA; this is encoded by the coding sequence ATGAAAAAGCAAGAAAAAAAGAAAAAATATTATGTTCGTAAATTTATTAAAGAACTAAAAAGAGTTAGATGGCCTTCTGCTAAAAAAAGCTGGGCATCATTTGTGCAAGTTATAATATTTACTATTATTTTCACACTTATTGTTATTGGTTTTTTCACACTAGTGGGTTTAGCTTTCACAAAAACAGGAATAAATTCAGGAGGAATACATAATGCGTAA
- the rpmG gene encoding 50S ribosomal protein L33 translates to MFRKKVTLGCEKCFSLNYSIKKSIGNENRLILKKFCPKCNEHTMHKEEK, encoded by the coding sequence ATGTTTAGGAAAAAAGTAACATTAGGTTGTGAAAAATGTTTTAGTTTAAATTATTCAATTAAGAAAAGTATAGGCAATGAAAATAGATTAATATTAAAAAAATTTTGCCCAAAATGTAATGAACACACTATGCACAAGGAAGAAAAATAA
- a CDS encoding sigma-70 family RNA polymerase sigma factor, which translates to MKKARKILNFKKSETPFIINSLSNNEIIYLVDKNHKKEIYPIFQNILSWKPKISLTSDDIYNEFLYMAPKYTKKYQYNPNSSFDAYICKVAKNFCLNKIQYWTRKKRKIDSEMISNEEFYSLPDKTSEDILNESIDNIDISNFLNIFLTEEENQNTQMLINDQWTPYTKQKINEIRLNLIKKMSIFYNN; encoded by the coding sequence ATGAAAAAAGCAAGAAAGATATTAAATTTTAAAAAAAGTGAAACGCCATTTATAATAAATAGCCTTTCAAATAATGAAATAATTTATTTAGTAGACAAAAATCATAAAAAAGAGATATATCCTATTTTTCAAAATATTTTGAGTTGAAAACCAAAAATTTCATTAACAAGCGATGATATTTATAATGAATTTTTATACATGGCCCCAAAATATACAAAAAAATATCAGTATAATCCCAATTCATCTTTTGATGCCTACATTTGTAAAGTAGCAAAAAACTTTTGTTTGAATAAAATACAATATTGAACCAGAAAGAAAAGAAAAATAGATTCTGAAATGATATCAAATGAAGAATTTTATTCATTGCCCGATAAAACATCAGAAGATATTTTGAATGAAAGCATAGATAATATTGATATTTCAAATTTTTTAAATATATTCTTAACTGAAGAAGAAAATCAAAACACTCAAATGCTAATTAATGATCAATGAACCCCATATACCAAGCAAAAAATAAATGAAATTAGATTAAATTTGATTAAAAAAATGAGTATTTTTTATAACAATTAA
- the rlmB gene encoding 23S rRNA (guanosine(2251)-2'-O)-methyltransferase RlmB, whose amino-acid sequence MKKLFICGKNSVIDAVKAKMPIENIYVNSEINKKKIDEISTLKSQIKDTKFFSEFNDNNHQGFIATLKDFPIYQLNEIEKDKPNFILILDHIQDPYNFGAIIRTANAAGIKHIILPKERSVGITPTVLKISSGGFIGMKIIKVGSLNSAVEKIKKMGYWIYASALNEKATSHNKTRYNHPCALVVGNEMKGVSQPILKLSDQVIYIKQNGSVQSLNVSVATGILLFEMIKKIEDN is encoded by the coding sequence ATGAAAAAATTATTTATTTGTGGCAAAAATAGTGTTATTGATGCTGTAAAAGCAAAGATGCCGATTGAAAATATCTATGTGAATTCAGAAATTAACAAAAAAAAGATTGATGAAATTTCAACATTAAAATCTCAAATAAAAGACACCAAATTCTTTAGCGAATTTAATGATAACAATCACCAAGGTTTTATTGCAACATTGAAAGACTTTCCAATTTATCAATTAAATGAAATCGAAAAAGATAAACCAAATTTTATTCTTATTTTAGATCACATTCAAGACCCTTACAATTTCGGAGCAATAATAAGAACTGCAAATGCTGCTGGAATTAAACACATAATATTGCCTAAAGAAAGGTCTGTCGGCATTACTCCAACAGTTTTAAAAATTAGCTCCGGTGGTTTTATTGGCATGAAAATAATTAAAGTTGGAAGCCTTAATTCTGCTGTAGAAAAAATTAAAAAAATGGGTTATTGAATTTATGCTTCCGCACTCAATGAAAAAGCTACATCACATAATAAAACTAGATATAATCATCCTTGTGCTTTAGTAGTTGGCAATGAAATGAAAGGTGTTTCACAGCCAATTTTAAAATTATCAGATCAAGTGATTTACATAAAACAGAATGGTTCAGTTCAATCATTAAATGTATCGGTTGCAACTGGAATTTTATTGTTCGAAATGATTAAAAAAATTGAGGACAATTAA